A single region of the Streptomyces sp. NBC_00425 genome encodes:
- a CDS encoding DUF6191 domain-containing protein: MFNAFEELFSPGRGHTREEQNRLELTREDVGDADPGRGPIDLASGRVVVRAAEPDPAEDGPKVEAPPGEGPPRGEGPPGEGPAGEKSAAGER; the protein is encoded by the coding sequence ATGTTCAACGCCTTCGAGGAACTCTTCTCACCGGGCCGGGGGCACACCCGTGAGGAGCAGAACCGGCTGGAGCTGACCCGGGAGGACGTGGGCGACGCCGATCCCGGGCGCGGGCCGATAGACCTCGCCTCCGGAAGGGTCGTGGTCCGGGCGGCCGAACCGGACCCGGCGGAGGACGGGCCCAAGGTGGAGGCGCCGCCGGGGGAGGGGCCGCCGAGGGGGGAGGGGCCGCCCGGGGAGGGTCCTGCGGGGGAGAAGTCCGCGGCGGGGGAGAGGTGA
- a CDS encoding helix-turn-helix transcriptional regulator has translation MLAPVDTRSVSPVFVGRSDELDVLNDALSRAAAGEPQALLVGGEAGVGKTRLVEEFAATAGRGGAVVAVGGCVEIGADGLPFAPFSSALRALRRALPDEFAVAAAGQEDELARLLPECGQSTVGRHDEEGMARLFELVARLLERVAADRTVVLALEDLHWADASTRHLLSYLLRTLRTGRLVVVATYRADDIHRRHPLRPLLAELDRLRTVRRVELARFTRDEVGRQIAGILAREPDPEQVDAIFERSDGNAFFVEELAVAAHEGCRTGLTDSLRDLLLVRVETLPDSAQHVARIVAEGGSTVEYRLLDAVARLAEDDLIEALRAAVNAHLLLAVPDGDGYRFRHSLVREAVSDDLLPGERSRLNRRYAEALQADPTLVPADERVMRLASYWYHAHDPAEALPAVLDASVEARCRRAYSEQLRLLERAMELWEAAPAQVRAALRPVDHTEVYPSRPSGRSEGAPGGCDPAATPLRYLDLLAEATVAGRYCGERERALKIAKRALRLLEDEGGDPRRAAWFWVQRSRLVRSLGRGSGREELARAQELMRGLPPSEVHAEVLAHAAGWSALHVPGPDAYRAAERAVEYARMVGARETELKARQILGILMVDAGHIEPGLAELSEVKDLALAEDIPTVALDAYVNLPSELEAVGRSGEAVAIMAEGLLYARRQGLPDTEAWVHGNLAESLLSLGRWDEADRASAEAGRIARGVGVKGVHATLRAELALARGDLAEAGRRLDAAHRYFGSREHVPQNHLPLARLAIALAVAENRPADARSHLEHALDVGFPPGTQRYAWPLLLTAVSAVDAASAAAVDAAPAVTEAAGADAGLPARIRRAAKKLAAVAPVWQAHALWLHAELARAEGRNHPDDWSEVVAAFECLERPYDLARARHRMAEALLSVGGDAERDRAAELLRLAHAVAAHLGARPLADAVALLGRRARLPRTTATGPPQTPAGPADPLAALGLTGRERDVLRLVSAGRTNRQIAEELFISPKTASVHVSNILSKLEVSGRGEAAAVAHRLGLFPPRTGDGLIAR, from the coding sequence ATGCTCGCCCCCGTGGATACCAGGTCCGTCAGCCCTGTCTTCGTCGGCCGCTCCGACGAGCTGGACGTCCTGAACGACGCGCTCTCCCGTGCCGCCGCGGGAGAGCCCCAGGCGTTGCTCGTCGGAGGCGAGGCCGGGGTCGGCAAGACCAGGCTCGTCGAGGAGTTCGCGGCGACCGCCGGCCGCGGCGGCGCCGTCGTCGCGGTCGGCGGCTGTGTCGAGATCGGCGCCGACGGACTGCCCTTCGCCCCGTTCTCCAGCGCCCTGCGCGCCCTGCGCCGGGCCCTGCCGGACGAGTTCGCCGTCGCCGCCGCCGGACAGGAGGACGAACTCGCCCGACTGCTGCCGGAGTGCGGGCAGAGCACGGTCGGACGCCACGACGAGGAGGGCATGGCCCGGCTCTTCGAGCTCGTCGCACGCCTCCTGGAACGCGTCGCCGCCGACCGCACGGTCGTCCTCGCCCTCGAAGACCTCCACTGGGCCGACGCCTCCACCCGCCATCTGCTCTCCTACCTGCTGCGCACCCTGCGCACCGGCCGCCTCGTCGTCGTCGCCACCTACCGCGCGGACGACATCCACCGCCGTCACCCGCTGCGCCCCCTGCTCGCCGAGCTCGACCGGCTGCGCACCGTACGGCGCGTCGAACTCGCTCGCTTCACCCGGGACGAGGTCGGTCGCCAGATCGCCGGCATCCTGGCCCGCGAACCCGACCCCGAGCAGGTCGACGCCATCTTCGAACGCTCCGACGGCAACGCCTTCTTCGTCGAGGAACTCGCCGTCGCCGCGCACGAGGGCTGCCGCACCGGCCTCACCGACTCCCTGCGCGACCTGCTCCTCGTCCGCGTCGAGACGCTGCCCGACAGCGCCCAGCACGTCGCCCGGATCGTCGCCGAGGGCGGCTCCACCGTCGAGTACCGGCTGCTGGACGCCGTCGCCCGGCTCGCCGAGGACGATCTGATCGAGGCCCTGCGCGCCGCCGTCAACGCCCATCTGCTGCTCGCGGTGCCCGACGGGGACGGCTACCGCTTCCGTCACTCCCTGGTCCGCGAGGCCGTGAGCGACGACCTCCTGCCCGGGGAACGCTCCCGCCTCAACCGCCGTTACGCCGAGGCCCTGCAGGCCGACCCGACGCTCGTCCCCGCCGACGAGCGCGTCATGCGGCTGGCCAGCTACTGGTACCACGCCCACGATCCGGCCGAGGCCCTGCCCGCCGTCCTCGACGCCTCCGTAGAAGCCCGCTGCCGACGCGCCTACAGCGAGCAACTGCGGCTCCTGGAGCGGGCGATGGAGCTGTGGGAAGCCGCCCCGGCCCAGGTGCGGGCCGCGCTGCGTCCCGTCGACCACACCGAGGTGTACCCGTCCCGGCCGTCCGGACGGAGCGAGGGAGCCCCCGGCGGCTGCGACCCCGCCGCCACCCCGCTGCGCTACCTCGACCTCCTGGCGGAGGCCACCGTCGCGGGCCGGTACTGCGGGGAACGCGAACGCGCGCTGAAGATCGCCAAGCGGGCGCTGCGGCTGTTGGAGGACGAGGGCGGCGACCCCCGGCGCGCCGCCTGGTTCTGGGTGCAGCGCTCCCGTCTGGTGCGCTCCCTGGGCCGGGGCAGCGGCCGTGAGGAACTGGCCAGGGCACAGGAGCTGATGCGGGGTCTGCCGCCCAGCGAGGTGCACGCCGAGGTGCTCGCCCACGCCGCCGGCTGGTCCGCGCTCCACGTGCCGGGACCGGACGCCTACCGCGCCGCCGAGCGGGCGGTGGAGTACGCCCGGATGGTCGGCGCCCGCGAGACCGAGCTCAAGGCCCGCCAGATCCTGGGCATCCTCATGGTCGACGCCGGGCACATCGAGCCCGGCCTCGCCGAGCTGTCCGAGGTCAAGGACCTGGCGCTCGCCGAGGACATCCCCACCGTCGCGCTCGACGCCTATGTGAACCTCCCCTCCGAGCTGGAGGCGGTCGGACGTTCCGGGGAAGCCGTCGCGATCATGGCGGAGGGACTGCTCTACGCCCGACGGCAGGGACTGCCCGACACGGAGGCGTGGGTCCACGGCAACCTCGCCGAGTCCCTGCTGTCGCTGGGGCGTTGGGACGAGGCGGACCGTGCGAGCGCCGAGGCGGGACGGATCGCCCGGGGCGTGGGCGTCAAGGGCGTCCACGCCACGCTGCGCGCCGAACTCGCCCTGGCCCGGGGCGACCTCGCCGAGGCGGGCCGCCGGCTGGACGCCGCACACCGCTACTTCGGCTCCCGCGAACACGTGCCCCAGAACCATCTCCCGCTCGCCCGCCTCGCCATCGCCCTCGCCGTGGCCGAGAACCGTCCCGCCGACGCCCGGTCCCATCTCGAACACGCCCTGGACGTCGGATTCCCGCCCGGCACCCAGCGCTACGCCTGGCCCCTGCTGCTCACCGCGGTCTCCGCGGTCGATGCGGCCTCCGCGGCCGCGGTCGACGCGGCCCCGGCGGTCACCGAGGCGGCCGGCGCCGACGCCGGGCTGCCGGCCCGGATCCGCCGGGCGGCGAAGAAGCTCGCCGCCGTCGCCCCCGTCTGGCAGGCGCACGCACTGTGGCTCCACGCCGAACTCGCCCGCGCCGAGGGCCGCAACCACCCGGACGACTGGTCCGAGGTCGTCGCCGCCTTCGAGTGCCTGGAACGCCCCTACGACCTCGCGCGCGCCCGGCACCGCATGGCCGAGGCCCTGCTCTCCGTCGGCGGGGACGCCGAACGCGACCGGGCCGCCGAACTCCTGCGCCTCGCCCACGCGGTCGCCGCCCACCTCGGGGCCCGCCCCCTCGCCGACGCCGTCGCCCTGCTTGGCCGGCGTGCCCGGCTGCCCCGGACCACCGCCACGGGTCCGCCGCAGACCCCGGCCGGCCCCGCGGACCCGCTCGCCGCACTCGGTCTCACCGGCCGGGAACGCGACGTGCTGCGTCTGGTCTCCGCCGGGCGTACCAACCGGCAGATCGCCGAGGAGCTGTTCATCTCCCCGAAGACGGCCAGCGTGCACGTCTCGAACATCCTGTCGAAGCTCGAGGTCTCGGGCCGGGGAGAGGCGGCGGCGGTGGCCCACCGCCTGGGGCTGTTCCCGCCGAGGACCGGGGACGGACTGATCGCGCGATAA